ttgttgttgatgacaacttttgtttacttgtttgtttgtttatctgtttaggTTGACCTGCCCGTGTCCCCTCTCGAAGACGACATCAGGAGGAGAAAGTGTCGGGAGGGTCTCGTGTCTGTGCAGAAGAACCGGCGATAGAAATCCGCAGCTCCATCAAAGCAAAGTGATGTAGTATGTTGcagctaaggccatgttgaattgattatatggatgacatcctttgggaatccccaaaactgatgcgagcatgtggatatttatttttgcaatccacggcatgtatttgcttattttgaagctgctttgtaccaAATTGATGCgtgcacggatgtcatccatataatcaaatcaacatgaccccATGCTGCCTGCAGAGCCTTTTCAGCCAGCTAAGATTACAACACATCTTCAGGAGAATCTCCTGGTCCACATGGCACATTGTTGGAGGGGCCATGAAAGCAGCCAGGCTATTGCAAAATATGACAAATGTCACCCAGAGGTTGCCATAGAAACCTGGGAATAATGCAAAGACTAACCAATTTGTGCAATTCTTCAGGCATGATTACCATGCAGTGTTTAAGGTCACAAGATGAGACTTGTGttgacatgtcaaaggtcaggaTACTTGTGTCGACATGTCAAAAGCTTCATAACCACAAGCCTGGTCCTGACCTCCGGTCGgtgatgtatgtatgtttgtataacCACAAGattttcagcactagggacagcatTGTGATCATGTTGTATCTTGACAAAATCTTAAAGTCTTGTCTGAGCTTACTGCTTATTTTGCTTTCAAGATGTCTTACTTTAGGGGTAACTACTTGTATATAGTGTCAAGCAGGAGGTTAAAGGATGTAATGAGTAGACTGAAAGTAGACTTATTAGTAGGATTAAGGCTGATTCAGAACAACTGTAACATACTTCTTCATTAAATGAACCTGTCAGTAGGTTCTATCCTCAGAACCATGCTAACAATCTGGAAAATAGCAAGTTTTGACAGCCACAAGTCAGAACTAATTGTACACGTAAGTTGGAACATGGAATGAATCAGGCCTGTACTAAGATGGTTTTTActatacatattacatgtaatatactTAGCAGGTATATGTGTATGCGTATGCCAGGGGAATGGGGTACAAGACAGCTTTAGCAGTAGCTGTCTTTAAGAAATTGAGCCTGCCTTAAGACATGACTTCTTCAACAATTATCATAGTAAATATTTGACCTGATGATGTTACTGCCCATTCTTGCCATTAACCCTAAGCCAGCCAAGGGTGCCACCATGCCACAAGTGGATCTGCAGCTTGAACTTATCATGCTGAGGATTAACAACTGGGGGAAAACGTAGGGTCTTCAACGATGTGAAAGTGTTCATCacatagaaaataacactgttaGCAGTTTTAGACTTTAGATATAGAGATAAGCCATGTAGAATTCCTGTCCATTCAAGGTACTTCTTTACATTTAGCTGCAGTAAatggaaaatttaaaaaaattttgcccaatTTTCCATAATCTCACGTGAAACCTTGCATTCTATAAATGGTAATGAGTTTGTCTATGTAGTAAAAATCAGCTAAACAATAATGGAAATGCAGAACTGTCAGGAAAGACTTTGAGTAACACAATCAAAATTGATGATGCtgatagagtcaattccaagtcaccgagatggttttgaaataatatttgtaataagtttgaactattttgagtaaaagaacatttcagtcactaaagttcaaaattgttcaaacatttcaaaatgaaagtttaaacatgtttgaacctttttatatttgttggaacatttgggaaagtaatgatatcattatctctttatttagaacaattttcaaacatctatgtgtttttgttattgttccaacatgttccaacattttgtgtcattttttccctccataaaaacttttattgaccccataaacaaagctgctaagcttggccctttgtttggctcttgtatttttagactttctttagtatacactggtgagtcttttgtgagaaggtggcagacagacataatttcctgcacttggcagggatgtgtgaattgccctcttcccagcccactgacccagtttcatcatattgtttccatgttcgaacatgtgatcacaaatgatgcatctatgttggaacagtttagaaactaacagaaataatgtatttgatgttagaaatgtttctaacatgtttgaatactatagaaacatttagaacgtcatatagatgttgtaaatagttctaaacagttacttatcacagttagattgttacaaagatttccaaattgttagaacaaaaggcaagaaacaccctctcggtaatatggaatcgactctattgTCTTActcaatatgaaatgtttgctGGAGTTTCATATTCATGGTTTTCAAGGACCTCTGATTTGCATTGCATTTATTTAGTTGGATTATTGTCACTGCAAAGTTGAAacactacatttgtacaaatgcCTCTTTTTCTCCTACCACCAACTTTACTCCCTGCAAACTTCACAACCGTTACTATTCCTGAACCATTTCCCCCTCTTATACTTATGAAGCAACTCTACCATGTATTGCTAAATGTAGAAAGCCACAACTTCTATCCTGCATCTTCTGTATCATGCAATTTGATGAAACCATGGCTCTTctaacaagtaacgttacaaattGTAAGGGCACGATTGCATCATTTCGTAGTGTTAGGACCGACCTACAAGTTAAGTACAAATCATAAAGAAGTGGAGCGGAGATTCCGAGCTCGCCGGAGTAAGTGATAAAGAAAGATGTATGCAAGAACTAGACTGCCATCCAGTTGTGTTAGAAGGCATAAGTGTATGATGTAGCTCCTAACATGGATTTTATACCATCATGGTGATCACAACAAAGTTGTGGGCTCGATGCTTGAGGATGTAGTGAGGAACTTGGTAGATTTACTATGATTTCAGTGAATGTTTGACTGCTTTGGGTATTCAATTTATTtatgtatgatatgtatatattttgaccACCAATGGTCAACTTTTCAGTTGAAATATAATGAATTTAAAGCCACACTCTATACTCAGTTTTTTTATGTAAAAGAGTGATACAACTGTACGGTACAGTTATAACTCAACATTCAGAATACCATACGAATCAGAGAcctaaaaaacaaaacaaaaatgtataattgtACTATGTACCTTTGCCGgctgtttgttgttttcaattttgataCACTGTGTaaaaaacaatttatttcaTCATATCATTAATGTATGCTTAGTCAGtgaatgttttgtaaaatgaaTCTAATTTGGGTAACTATGAAGTAGAACCTTATACAAGTGTACCACCACTGTTAGGGGGTGACTTACTCATTTAACTTTTGCTTGCCAAACCGTTGTTGCTGTTTTCACCTTGCCCATTCTTTGCAATTGTTTTTTTCAACCATTTGTTACCTTATTAAGATATTAGTTTCTGAACTTTAAGCACTTTTGGATTAAGGACCTGCAACATTATTAAAAATAAAGCACCAAGAGAAAAGTGCTTTCTTAGTTTTGGAGTCCAGGAAACTTTCAAGCTGGTTTGGATAGCTGTTTTTCAAATCACTTTAGGGCTATACCATTCACAATAGAGGGGGACtaacatacttgtacatgtatcagtacaGACACTTCAAGTTTTGTCAAATGACAAGTGATCAAAGTCATAAAATGATTGTCAAGTAAAGCTTAAGCCAAGCATACAACATACcatgttttgaagaaaaaaaatacttgagTCAAGTCTTGGCATATGGAACTTACAATGTAAGTTATGCAATTGTTATTGTGTATGAGCTTTGCCAAAGGCAAAGTAGAAAGTGTGAGAGATGTCCGTCTGAACTTGCTTGATGAAGTAACTATGATCATAGTTGTAAAAGATGAAGGAAGTTGTGTAAGTGTTGCCAGTATTATTGACTGTAAGAAATGTTCATgtatgaaggaaaaaaaacagccaaaccACGAGACAAATGATTGTATAACTGTTTTGCAAGACTCACTCCTCGTATAAAATAAAGGAGTTGGAATTGTCACTAGAGTGGTGTTGTGTTTGTCATATGTGACAGTTTTGCTTGTGTGATAAGTTAAGGCTGTACTTGTCTGAGGTACGCTTACATAATGTACTTCCAAAATAGAGGGACACTAAAGgttatgttatttttgtttggtTCATGAAAGATTAGAGTGTTACAAACAGGATGCTATCCCAGCTTTATCTGTATCCgtatcaatatagccggtatatccgccctttggcgtaacacaccagcgtaGCACTAGCAGGCACgtggtgcggcagcagctggttatattacactgaacgactggTCACACCTaaattttgcacatctatacATATGCAAGTTtctatccagagaagacgcccctactgttaatttgttttatgtttttaagttttaatttggcaaacaaaagacttgcTTAACTACTACccacccaccccaccccaattgaaagacagttttttttgcaaaaaattgtTCAAGATTTAGAAGAGTACATTGTAGTGTGATGAGTACATTTCAGGCAATAAATGCAACAAAAACTTCAAGCCTAGAAAATGAATGTAAAGAAATGTCCCTTTGAAGCGTCTGTTCTTGTGGAAGAGGTTTAATCCAAGCATTGCATTTCTAGATGTTTTTTCTCACCGGTGcataaaattcatatttttctttatcTTCTGGCTATGAAGAAAGCTTGCATAATAGAAACTATAAATAACTAGGTTTATCTTTTCCACAAAGCCATTGTTACATCTCGTATGTACAAGTCTTTGCTGTGATAGTTTGTACACTCTGTGTACTTATTTGTGGGTTGGTATAatattagcctggataccataccccaacctcaaaatatatctttcgtgttggggtctggcaggatggctgtagaaaggttctcgaaggcccttgatcagagggcgGAGAAAccaggattgatgaccactctcaccacaggtagccagctacaacacaccacagttggtcagcaggctatcacagtagcgaatcaggtacttagtggtcactgttatggattaaaaaaatacagttgggggtccttaaccaatcatggtagggtgtAATTACcacctgctgatcctgctgctgttctattggtggagttttttgcccactataagggggaaaattgagaagagttcctatcccatccggccagacccctgcacgatagatacttgagattgggctggggtttggtaaccaggctagtatAATATCTACTGTACATATAGCTCACTATGCACACCTTAGTCCTTATAGGAGAAGTCTTTatcacaaccagtaggtacttaatTGACTTACATTTTGTCactcagacatcttcctcagagcttctgactgtgaaaaagaattctcctatgttctaccaacctgatgaaattgtttttagAAATGCCTGGAAGTGCTGGTGTTTATAAACTAACTATAGGTTCACAAGTTCAACAGTGAAATACAACTGGGCTCTAGTGTTCAACTGAAATAGAACTATTTTCACCTTTGtccaaaacaataaaaagaaaacaccatAACTAAAAGTATTAGAATTCAACAGTACTAAGAGTAATGCTCAACAACAGCACTTGGCACTTGGACTGACAGTTTTTCGATAATATGAAATCAAATGTAGGAAGACTTTTCTGTTTTAAGTCTTGTCCATGTTTGAAACACAAAATGTTGCATAAAACTGGAAAGGAGACATTGTACTGTAACATATTAACTGGAATGTTGAGATGAAGAATTTCTCTCATATAAAATCTTTTCTATGCACAAATTAATACAGTATCTACAACCTCAATATGTACACCCAAATAGTGGCAAGCCTGTTCCTGAATCAACCAATGGCTGCTCTGGCCTGTGTCGCCATGACAACTACATcccatcctcctcctcttcctcctcctcatcagCCTGGatgtacaaaaccgttttatCGCTAATTTCCGCCTCAGCGATCGTCTTTTTAAAGTCAGATGAGGTGAACAGCCTCTGTGGCGTCCCTTGAACGGCGATCTCGCACGTTCCGAGTTTCTGATCCGTCTGAGTCTGCGCGTACGCCAGGATTCCGCCGAGGGTGTCGCTCGTGTGAAAGTGCCGCTGCAACCTCTGACCCCCGGGGAGCTTGAGCGCGAGCAGTAGCCTGTCCTGGTTGACCCCCGGCTCGCGAGGGACGGGGATTCTGGCCAGCCACGTGGCGCTTACCGGTCGTGCCGGAGTCTGTGCAGCTTCCTCATTTTGACGCTTTGCTTcaaatcttttttcttcttcatcttcatcctgCACTCTTACCTCTGTTTGATGTGTTCTTACTGTTCTGGGATGTGGTTTTGGCTTATCTTGAAGTCTACTTTCGTTCCTGTTTTTCCTTCTTAAGTCTTCCGTGCTCTGATTGGTCCGTTGGGAAGAGGAGGATTGTGGGTAGGTCTCCTCTTCCGTGGACCGCTTCCTGTGGCGTTTCCGTGGCTCTCCCGCGGAGTGTCCTGATTGGCCGGCCAGAGTCATGTGATCCATTCCATGAGAGAGGCCGTCGACCCCACCGTCCTCTGATGCAGTCCCTGGCCTGGGGCCAATGGAAGGTAAAAC
The window above is part of the Branchiostoma floridae strain S238N-H82 chromosome 14, Bfl_VNyyK, whole genome shotgun sequence genome. Proteins encoded here:
- the LOC118430731 gene encoding UBX domain-containing protein 10-like, whose translation is MARPVSRHGGRRQYGRSPMAPTGSEAGGNLMFPDSPSPSYGGEFIPSPPPTERPSSRRRGRIHDPADPNASPTATPNNTPETGHVRKMRPRSAKGRPRPGSARSPEMSGSPISASPPMHGSPIMRPSSREDSGIDILALSPPARPTSALSRYRVLPSIGPRPGTASEDGGVDGLSHGMDHMTLAGQSGHSAGEPRKRHRKRSTEEETYPQSSSSQRTNQSTEDLRRKNRNESRLQDKPKPHPRTVRTHQTEVRVQDEDEEEKRFEAKRQNEEAAQTPARPVSATWLARIPVPREPGVNQDRLLLALKLPGGQRLQRHFHTSDTLGGILAYAQTQTDQKLGTCEIAVQGTPQRLFTSSDFKKTIAEAEISDKTVLYIQADEEEEEEEDGM